From Pseudanabaena sp. PCC 6802, one genomic window encodes:
- a CDS encoding DNA-3-methyladenine glycosylase, translating to MDLTSLSRPAQEVAPQLLGCTLVRQIDGVEYRGLIVETEAYGPGDPACHGYARKTDRNAAIFGKPGSVYVYLIYGMYHCLNIVTDREGVSSAVLLRALALDRVPPWVDAKEKVVRVAAGPGKLCRALKIDRRLNGICLQPRSQLWLEPRSDNLVIKPSDIVQTTRVGLTKGADTLWRWYIKEHPSVSKRG from the coding sequence ATGGATTTAACATCCCTCAGTCGTCCAGCTCAAGAAGTTGCACCTCAACTATTGGGCTGTACTTTGGTGCGGCAAATCGATGGAGTTGAGTACAGAGGTCTCATTGTAGAGACGGAGGCCTATGGGCCTGGCGATCCGGCCTGTCACGGTTATGCTCGCAAAACCGATCGCAATGCTGCCATTTTTGGCAAACCTGGTTCGGTTTACGTTTATCTCATCTACGGCATGTACCATTGCCTGAATATCGTGACCGATCGCGAAGGTGTATCTAGTGCCGTCTTGCTGAGAGCTTTAGCTTTAGATCGAGTTCCTCCTTGGGTAGATGCTAAGGAAAAAGTCGTGCGCGTTGCTGCTGGGCCGGGGAAGTTGTGTCGAGCGCTCAAAATTGACCGCAGGTTGAACGGCATTTGCTTGCAGCCGCGATCGCAACTATGGCTAGAACCCAGATCGGATAATCTGGTAATAAAGCCATCTGACATCGTGCAAACCACGCGAGTTGGCCTGACAAAAGGAGCGGATACTCTCTGGCGATGGTACATCAAGGAGCATCCCTCAGTTTCTAAACGAGGATAG
- a CDS encoding flavin reductase family protein, whose translation MAELNTQNEALGSAIGCIPSGLYIVTTTQDGKTATMLGSWVQQAAFDPPAVTIAVAKGRYIESFLTPGSPLVINILEKGQGQIMGHFSKSFEPGTDPLAELPTGNAPSGQRYLQEAIAYLDAEVVSSLDAGDHSIILAKLGAGEKLRDGEVAVHIRKNGFKY comes from the coding sequence ATGGCCGAATTAAATACTCAAAATGAAGCTCTAGGATCGGCGATTGGCTGCATTCCCAGCGGTCTTTATATTGTTACGACTACGCAAGACGGCAAGACTGCTACCATGTTGGGTTCGTGGGTGCAGCAAGCCGCGTTCGATCCGCCTGCCGTCACGATCGCCGTTGCTAAGGGGCGCTACATCGAATCGTTCCTCACCCCTGGCAGCCCTTTAGTCATAAACATTCTGGAGAAAGGGCAGGGGCAGATTATGGGACATTTCTCCAAAAGCTTTGAGCCAGGTACGGATCCGCTAGCAGAACTGCCTACTGGCAATGCCCCCAGCGGTCAGCGCTATTTACAAGAGGCGATCGCCTATCTTGATGCTGAAGTTGTTTCTAGTCTTGACGCGGGCGACCATTCCATTATTTTGGCAAAGCTGGGCGCAGGCGAAAAACTACGAGATGGTGAGGTAGCCGTCCACATTCGTAAGAATGGGTTTAAGTATTAA
- a CDS encoding DUF6887 family protein, which produces MSAKPDFATMSTIELRAYVLGHRNDEEALHAYLDKLHSESPRSRVYQPEDDVSEAIAEYMQHKNSNA; this is translated from the coding sequence ATGAGTGCTAAACCAGATTTTGCGACTATGAGCACGATCGAGCTTCGAGCATATGTTTTAGGTCATCGCAATGATGAGGAAGCACTACATGCCTACCTCGACAAGTTACATTCCGAGAGTCCGCGATCGCGCGTCTATCAGCCCGAAGATGACGTATCTGAAGCGATCGCAGAGTACATGCAACACAAAAACTCTAATGCTTGA
- a CDS encoding DUF6888 family protein, protein MIHTTAQAIKCFQLCCNLTSKYCSVDLVTVDGRTGNVVILAGKAINIEIEASGEWRFV, encoded by the coding sequence TTGATACACACAACAGCTCAAGCTATAAAATGCTTTCAGCTTTGCTGCAATCTGACCAGCAAATATTGCTCTGTTGACTTAGTCACCGTCGATGGTCGGACAGGGAACGTAGTTATATTGGCTGGAAAGGCAATTAACATTGAAATTGAAGCCAGTGGCGAATGGAGATTTGTATGA
- the topA gene encoding type I DNA topoisomerase, producing the protein MSTLVIVESPTKARTIKNFLPPGYRVEASMGHVRDLPQSATDIPATVKSEEWAKLGVNVDADFEPLYIVPEDKKKVVRELKAALKNASELILATDEDREGESISWHLLQLLQPKVPTKRMVFHEITSEAIGNALQNCRNINEQLVQAQETRRILDRLVGYTVSPLLWKKISWGLSAGRVQSVAVRLIVNRERDRRAFKSGSYWDLKATLFAPKQEFPAQLVSVRGKNIATGKDFDESTGRIAANRNVELLDEAGAIALQNRITGKTWTVGNIEERPNNRKPSPPFTTSTLQQEANRKLRLSARDTMRTAQALYEQGYITYMRTDSVHLSQQAITAARTCVEQMYGANYLSPQPRQYATKSKGAQEAHEAIRPAGETFRTPQQTGLSGRELQLYDLIWKRTVASQMADARQTTIAVQLQVEDAVFRASGKRIDFPGFFRAYVEGSDDPDAAIEGQEVILPAMAVGDHPECRQIVPSGHDTQPPARYTEASLVKTLESEGIGRPSTYASIIGTICDRGYVQQIQNALVPTFTAFAVTALLEEHFPNLVDTGFTSKMEQTLDDISTGSANWLPYLREFYHGKEGLQILVKNGEKEIASDAARTVHLEGLENVKIKLGQYGAYIQVGEGDNTINASIPTNFTPSDLVPEKIETILKQKIEGPDQIGIHPETNEPIFLHVGPYGPYVQLGSSKDDKAKLKRASLPKGMQLEQLTLEIAVDLLKMPRTLGVHPDTGKKVQANLGRFGPYVVHDRGKDGKDYRSLKGDDDPYTITLERALELLAQPKVTRGSAQVLRSVGTHPADEQPVEIYMGKYGPYVKHGKVNVSLPKDSSPDDLTLEQAIALLATKAPAKSSKATASKTTTSKAKTTAKTGTSTKAKTSTKSSTKSSTKTSKTTTTKTTRTRKATVKG; encoded by the coding sequence ATGTCCACACTTGTCATTGTTGAGTCTCCGACCAAAGCCCGCACAATTAAAAATTTCCTGCCACCTGGATATCGGGTCGAAGCTTCAATGGGGCACGTGCGAGATCTCCCGCAATCTGCTACTGATATTCCCGCAACAGTTAAGTCTGAGGAGTGGGCGAAGTTAGGCGTAAATGTGGATGCAGACTTTGAGCCGCTCTACATCGTGCCCGAAGACAAAAAGAAAGTAGTTAGGGAGCTGAAGGCTGCCTTAAAAAATGCCTCCGAACTCATCCTGGCCACTGACGAAGACCGAGAAGGGGAAAGCATTTCCTGGCATCTGTTGCAATTATTGCAGCCCAAGGTGCCGACCAAACGCATGGTATTTCATGAAATTACCTCCGAAGCGATTGGTAATGCTTTGCAAAATTGCCGCAATATCAACGAGCAACTCGTCCAAGCCCAGGAAACCAGACGCATTTTAGATCGACTTGTCGGCTATACCGTGTCGCCACTACTGTGGAAAAAGATTTCCTGGGGACTGTCCGCCGGCAGAGTGCAGTCCGTCGCCGTGCGCCTGATCGTCAATCGCGAACGCGATCGGCGAGCGTTCAAGTCGGGCAGCTATTGGGATCTCAAAGCAACGTTATTTGCCCCCAAGCAGGAGTTCCCAGCGCAACTCGTCTCCGTGAGGGGCAAAAATATTGCCACGGGTAAGGATTTTGACGAGTCAACGGGCAGAATTGCTGCCAATCGCAATGTTGAGTTATTAGATGAGGCTGGCGCGATCGCCCTGCAAAATCGCATTACAGGCAAAACCTGGACGGTCGGCAATATCGAAGAGCGCCCCAACAACCGCAAGCCATCGCCACCATTTACCACCTCTACGCTGCAACAGGAAGCTAACCGCAAGCTGCGCCTGTCTGCCCGAGATACGATGCGGACGGCACAGGCGCTGTACGAACAGGGGTATATCACCTACATGCGTACTGACTCGGTGCATTTGTCGCAGCAGGCAATTACCGCTGCCCGTACCTGCGTCGAGCAAATGTACGGCGCTAACTACCTCAGTCCTCAGCCGCGCCAGTATGCCACCAAATCGAAGGGGGCACAGGAAGCCCACGAAGCGATTCGTCCCGCTGGCGAAACTTTTCGCACGCCCCAGCAAACTGGCTTATCGGGTCGCGAGTTGCAATTGTACGATCTGATCTGGAAGCGCACGGTGGCATCGCAGATGGCAGATGCTCGCCAAACCACGATCGCCGTGCAATTGCAGGTAGAGGATGCCGTCTTCCGCGCTTCCGGCAAGCGGATTGATTTCCCTGGCTTCTTCCGCGCCTATGTTGAGGGTTCGGACGATCCTGACGCGGCGATCGAAGGGCAGGAGGTGATTTTGCCCGCTATGGCTGTCGGAGACCATCCCGAATGTCGGCAGATCGTACCGAGCGGCCACGATACCCAGCCACCCGCACGCTATACCGAAGCCTCATTGGTAAAAACCTTAGAAAGCGAGGGGATCGGTCGTCCCAGCACCTATGCCAGCATTATCGGAACGATCTGCGATCGCGGCTACGTGCAGCAAATCCAGAATGCTCTGGTTCCCACATTTACTGCTTTTGCGGTTACTGCTTTACTAGAAGAGCATTTTCCCAATTTAGTAGATACGGGTTTTACGTCCAAAATGGAACAAACCTTGGATGATATTTCCACAGGTAGCGCGAACTGGTTGCCATATCTACGGGAGTTTTATCACGGCAAGGAAGGCTTGCAAATTCTGGTAAAAAATGGTGAAAAGGAAATTGCGTCCGATGCCGCTCGCACAGTCCATTTAGAGGGATTGGAGAATGTCAAAATTAAGCTAGGGCAGTATGGTGCCTATATCCAGGTTGGTGAAGGCGATAATACGATCAATGCATCAATTCCCACCAATTTCACGCCTTCCGATTTAGTGCCTGAAAAGATTGAGACGATTCTCAAGCAGAAAATAGAAGGGCCAGATCAAATTGGGATTCATCCTGAAACCAACGAGCCGATCTTTTTGCATGTGGGGCCATATGGACCTTACGTGCAACTAGGAAGCTCTAAGGATGATAAGGCTAAACTCAAGCGGGCATCGCTGCCGAAGGGAATGCAACTGGAGCAACTCACCCTGGAGATCGCGGTGGATTTACTGAAAATGCCGCGCACGTTGGGGGTACATCCCGACACTGGCAAGAAAGTGCAGGCTAATTTAGGGCGGTTTGGCCCCTATGTCGTCCACGATCGCGGCAAAGATGGGAAAGATTACCGATCGCTCAAAGGCGACGACGATCCCTACACGATCACCTTAGAGCGAGCGTTGGAACTCCTGGCACAACCCAAGGTAACGAGAGGCTCGGCGCAGGTATTGCGCTCTGTGGGCACGCATCCCGCCGACGAGCAGCCTGTAGAAATCTACATGGGTAAATATGGCCCCTATGTCAAACATGGCAAGGTTAACGTGTCGCTACCTAAAGATAGCTCGCCAGACGATCTGACTTTGGAACAGGCGATCGCTTTACTAGCCACCAAGGCACCAGCCAAATCCAGCAAAGCTACTGCCAGTAAAACTACAACCAGCAAGGCTAAAACAACCGCCAAAACAGGAACCAGCACCAAGGCTAAGACATCGACTAAAAGCTCGACCAAGTCCTCCACCAAGACTAGTAAAACCACTACTACCAAGACCACCCGCACTCGCAAAGCTACAGTCAAAGGCTAG
- a CDS encoding DUF29 family protein, translated as MEELLELKELLVGGNIHEALLLVEEMTEMSRDDKLNRVFSFGIILLLHLIKQSAEKRSTRSWEISIFNAVKQIQRSNKRRKAGGTYLSQAELQETLEDAYESALKQAALEAFEGRYEAAEIAAMVDRTAIIDQAIALILGDAV; from the coding sequence ATGGAAGAGTTGCTAGAACTTAAGGAATTGCTTGTTGGTGGCAACATCCATGAGGCATTGCTATTGGTAGAGGAGATGACCGAAATGAGCAGGGACGATAAGCTAAACAGAGTTTTTAGCTTTGGGATTATCCTGCTGCTCCACTTGATTAAGCAATCTGCCGAGAAGCGCTCGACCAGATCTTGGGAGATATCTATTTTTAACGCGGTGAAGCAAATCCAACGCTCGAACAAACGCCGCAAAGCAGGAGGCACTTACCTCTCTCAAGCTGAATTACAGGAGACGCTAGAAGATGCCTACGAGTCTGCTTTAAAACAGGCGGCATTGGAAGCATTTGAGGGTAGGTACGAAGCGGCTGAGATTGCCGCTATGGTCGATCGCACCGCGATTATCGACCAGGCGATCGCCTTAATTTTGGGAGATGCCGTATGA
- a CDS encoding P-loop NTPase fold protein produces the protein MSSQRAVNLREAYRVSDVKPLEGDDLDRYYTELGESRKSEAVTNMRVALDLQESGEFSTILFTGHRGCGKSTELHSLERNLRKQYHVIYLRTDEITDINDVEYTDLYLLVAQYVEYELRKTKIKIDASIIRDFESWFAEVTHENEQTVESSISVEGEITLGGETPFPIPFLAKLLAKIMSQIKGGSKDKQTIRQTLERDFSRLKTTLNLLLDDGNEKLRKRYPDKKGILLIFDNLDRCPPHVAERLFFNYGSQLQELRCTIIYTLPISALYSPRGIANTFAEPKIIPMVNIYEFDAKRNPLKHNPDGIQALVNLLERRMDTQQIFATDRERDDLIRASGGHIRHLMQMVREACLTAIGRGHSKIEADDVVYAINQRQFSFEREIPDTHYGAIANTYRTKRANNDEIGQLTLVNTSVLEYNGKRRWNYPHPTVLNIDAFQRALNDSVQ, from the coding sequence ATGTCATCTCAGCGGGCAGTTAACCTGCGTGAAGCCTATCGTGTATCTGATGTCAAACCTTTGGAAGGGGACGATCTCGATCGCTATTACACAGAGCTAGGTGAATCGCGCAAAAGTGAAGCTGTCACGAATATGCGTGTTGCCCTCGATTTACAAGAATCTGGAGAATTTAGCACGATTTTGTTTACAGGGCATCGCGGCTGCGGCAAAAGTACCGAACTACACTCATTAGAAAGAAATTTGCGGAAACAGTATCACGTCATTTACCTCAGAACGGATGAGATTACGGATATCAATGATGTGGAATATACCGATCTGTATTTGCTGGTCGCACAGTATGTAGAATACGAACTACGCAAAACTAAAATTAAAATCGATGCGAGCATAATTAGAGATTTCGAGAGTTGGTTTGCTGAAGTCACCCATGAAAACGAACAAACAGTAGAAAGTTCTATTTCAGTGGAGGGGGAAATAACTTTAGGGGGCGAGACTCCCTTTCCTATACCTTTTCTGGCAAAGCTATTGGCAAAGATTATGTCTCAGATCAAGGGCGGCTCGAAAGATAAACAAACTATTCGACAAACTCTAGAGAGAGACTTCTCTCGTTTAAAAACTACACTTAACTTATTGCTGGATGATGGGAATGAGAAGCTCCGCAAGAGATATCCGGACAAAAAAGGTATTCTGTTGATTTTTGACAATCTCGATCGCTGCCCACCTCATGTAGCCGAGCGCTTGTTTTTTAACTACGGTTCGCAACTGCAAGAGCTGCGCTGCACGATAATTTATACTCTGCCAATTTCCGCCCTATACTCGCCTCGCGGGATTGCCAATACATTTGCAGAGCCAAAAATCATTCCGATGGTCAATATCTATGAATTTGATGCCAAACGCAATCCCCTGAAGCATAACCCAGATGGTATCCAGGCTCTTGTCAATTTATTAGAGCGCCGCATGGATACGCAACAGATATTTGCAACCGATCGGGAACGGGACGATCTGATTCGTGCGAGTGGCGGGCATATTCGCCACTTGATGCAAATGGTACGCGAGGCTTGCCTCACTGCAATCGGGCGCGGACACAGTAAAATTGAAGCAGACGATGTAGTTTATGCAATTAATCAACGCCAGTTTAGCTTTGAGCGCGAGATCCCCGACACGCACTATGGCGCGATCGCTAATACATACCGTACTAAACGAGCAAATAACGATGAAATCGGGCAGTTAACGCTGGTTAATACCTCTGTGTTGGAGTACAACGGTAAACGTCGCTGGAACTATCCCCATCCTACGGTCTTGAACATCGATGCTTTTCAACGCGCCCTTAACGACTCAGTTCAATAG